GGATAATATGTGTAGTTTCATAAAAAATATTTTAATTATTTCATTTTTTTATACGTTACTATATACATCTGAATCGTTAAATTCAAACTATGTCTTTTATTAGTTTTTAATTATAAAAAAGGACTTTTTTAGATTTTTTAAGGACTCGTTAACTATTTGTTAACTATTTGAGTGCATTTTAGTTAACGCTTAGTTAATTTGATGCATTTTTTTGTCACGATTGTTTAAAATGATATTAATAGTTATATTTTCCTTGAAAAATAAAACTTTTAATGTGAAAGTAAGTGGTCAACATTGAAAGATGTTTTTAACATTAATTTTTTATAATAATAACTTTATAACAATGTATGTTTAAATTTTTCCGTAGGAGCTTTAGAGAATGCGAGTATTATTAGTTGAGGATGATTCTGCAACGGCAAGGTCAATTGAATTGGCTTTAGCTTCAGAGGGTATAGTCTGTGATATTGCAAATTTAGGGGAAGAAGGTTTAGAGATCGGCAAAATCTACGATTACGATATAATCATTCTTGATTTGATGCTACCTGATATAGACGGATACGAAGTTTTGTTACGCCTTCGTTCTGCAAAAATACAGGTTCCTATACTTATATTGTCGGGTTTATCCGGCAGTGAGCAGAAAATTAAAGGTTTAAGCTTCGGTGCCGATGACTATCTTACCAAGCCTTTCAACCGTGGTGAGTTGGTTGCCCGTATTCAGGCTATAGTAAGGCGTTCTAAAGGTTACTCCGATTCGGTAATACAGATTGATGACCGCATTGTTATGAATCTTGACAGCCGTACCGTTGAAATTGATAAATCACCTGTTCATCTTACTTCAAAAGAATACGGCATATTAGAGCTTCTTGTTCTTCGTCGAGGCTCTTTAATTACCAAAGAGATGTTTTTAAACCATTTATATGGCGGCATTGATGAACCTGACCTTAAAATTATAGACGTATTCGTATGTAAATTACGTAAGAAGCTGGCTAAGATTACGGGCGGGTTTAACTATATCGACACCGTTTGGGGTAGAGGTTATATCTTAAAAGAGAATGTGTCCGAAG
This genomic window from Pseudomonadota bacterium contains:
- a CDS encoding response regulator transcription factor gives rise to the protein MRVLLVEDDSATARSIELALASEGIVCDIANLGEEGLEIGKIYDYDIIILDLMLPDIDGYEVLLRLRSAKIQVPILILSGLSGSEQKIKGLSFGADDYLTKPFNRGELVARIQAIVRRSKGYSDSVIQIDDRIVMNLDSRTVEIDKSPVHLTSKEYGILELLVLRRGSLITKEMFLNHLYGGIDEPDLKIIDVFVCKLRKKLAKITGGFNYIDTVWGRGYILKENVSEDAEAAVPAEQGA